TGCGCAAGGTCAATTCGAGTAATTATGCCGACCGGCGCTCCCTCGCGGATGACCGGGAGCACTTTGAGCTTTTTCATCAGCATTATTGAAATTGCAGAAATAAGCGGATAATCCTCACCTATTGCTACAACGTCCTTAGTCATAAAAGAAGAAACAGGTTTATTTCGCACTTGCTCAGCACGCGCTGCCATTAAAAAATCATAATCCATTTTGCTAGATTCGTCGGGCTTTACTATTTCGTATGCGGGTAGTAC
The genomic region above belongs to Armatimonadota bacterium and contains:
- a CDS encoding CBS domain-containing protein, translated to VLPAYEIVKPDESSKMDYDFLMAARAEQVRNKPVSSFMTKDVVAIGEDYPLISAISIMLMKKLKVLPVIREGAPVGIITRIDLAQAVLRLRDEKLQ